One stretch of Verrucomicrobiota bacterium DNA includes these proteins:
- a CDS encoding tRNA threonylcarbamoyladenosine dehydratase, producing the protein MKIERGIFHRTELLLGKDKMAVMAKKNVIIFGIGGVGSWTAESLVRTGIRKLTMVDSDRICVTNINRQVHATTQTVGEVKTDVLKKRLLEINPSAEITNLQKIFNKETQDQFELDSYDYIIDAIDSLINKIYLIRFATRTNARFFSSMGSALKVDPTRIRVGKFWEIQGCPFAAMIRSRIRRGELPAKEFLCVYSDEVLKNAGADPACGTEKCFCPKSKNGPGDAELASHEWCSMKAAVNGSTAHITAIFGFTLAGLVIKDIYDAAQTSPTS; encoded by the coding sequence ATGAAGATTGAACGAGGTATTTTCCATCGAACCGAGTTGCTTTTAGGGAAAGACAAAATGGCCGTAATGGCCAAAAAAAACGTCATTATCTTTGGAATTGGCGGGGTGGGAAGTTGGACGGCGGAAAGTCTGGTGCGAACCGGCATCCGAAAATTGACCATGGTGGATTCAGATCGGATCTGCGTCACCAATATCAACCGGCAGGTGCATGCCACCACGCAAACTGTGGGCGAGGTGAAGACCGATGTGCTGAAAAAGCGACTGCTGGAAATCAATCCCTCGGCCGAAATTACCAACCTGCAAAAAATCTTCAACAAAGAGACGCAAGATCAATTTGAACTGGATTCATACGACTATATCATAGACGCCATTGACAGCCTGATTAACAAGATTTATCTCATCCGCTTCGCCACCCGCACCAACGCCCGGTTCTTTTCTTCAATGGGTTCCGCCCTCAAAGTGGATCCCACGCGTATCCGCGTGGGTAAGTTCTGGGAGATTCAAGGATGCCCCTTTGCCGCCATGATTCGAAGCCGGATTCGCCGGGGTGAATTGCCGGCCAAGGAATTCTTGTGCGTCTATAGCGATGAGGTTTTGAAAAATGCCGGGGCCGATCCCGCTTGTGGCACGGAAAAGTGTTTTTGTCCGAAATCCAAAAACGGCCCGGGCGACGCTGAACTTGCCAGCCATGAGTGGTGCAGCATGAAAGCCGCCGTTAACGGCAGCACCGCCCATATTACCGCGATCTTTGGTTTCACGCTCGCCGGACTGGTCATCAAAGACATCTACGACGCGGCGCAAACCAGCCCTACTTCTTAA
- a CDS encoding alpha/beta hydrolase, which yields MAISLCKQPVSGATVPDAIPLWPKGAPGDNGEIGEEKDTTKPNGGLVAGKSVIRLGNVSNPTISVYRPPQDKETGTAVVVCPGGGYSILAMDLEGTEICEWLNSIGVTGVLLKYRVPARKGGEKNWAPRQDAQRAVSLVRHRAKEWNLDSKRIGIMGFSAGGHLSAVTSTSYEKRGYEPVDDADQASCRPDFSLLIYPAYLAIKEQDNKLAPDLNITSNTPPAFLVMTEDDNIRVENCLFYYLALKNVKVLAEMHLYAAGGHGYGLRPTIRTVTTWPKRAEEWLRGMGMLELKK from the coding sequence ATGGCAATTTCATTATGCAAACAACCAGTATCCGGTGCGACCGTGCCGGACGCGATTCCGCTCTGGCCAAAGGGAGCACCGGGCGATAATGGTGAAATTGGTGAAGAAAAGGACACTACCAAACCCAATGGGGGGCTGGTTGCTGGCAAATCGGTGATCCGGTTGGGCAATGTCTCAAATCCCACCATTTCCGTGTATCGTCCGCCGCAAGACAAGGAAACCGGCACTGCCGTCGTAGTGTGCCCAGGCGGCGGTTACAGCATCCTGGCCATGGACCTCGAAGGCACGGAAATTTGCGAATGGCTCAATTCAATTGGGGTTACCGGCGTGTTGCTAAAGTATCGGGTGCCAGCGCGCAAGGGTGGGGAAAAGAATTGGGCACCGCGCCAGGATGCCCAACGCGCCGTCAGCTTAGTGCGGCACCGCGCCAAGGAATGGAACCTGGATTCCAAACGGATCGGTATTATGGGCTTTTCCGCCGGAGGCCATTTATCGGCGGTGACCAGCACCAGTTATGAAAAGCGCGGGTATGAACCGGTGGATGACGCGGATCAAGCCAGTTGCCGTCCTGATTTTTCACTGCTGATTTATCCCGCCTACCTGGCCATCAAGGAACAGGATAATAAGTTGGCACCGGACCTGAATATCACCAGCAATACGCCGCCCGCGTTTCTGGTGATGACCGAGGATGACAATATCCGGGTGGAAAATTGCCTTTTCTATTACCTTGCCTTGAAAAACGTGAAAGTGCTGGCGGAGATGCACTTGTACGCTGCTGGCGGGCACGGCTATGGTTTGCGCCCCACCATTCGCACCGTCACCACCTGGCCCAAACGCGCCGAAGAATGGTTGCGCGGCATGGGCATGTTGGAGCTTAAGAAGTAG
- a CDS encoding protein-L-isoaspartate(D-aspartate) O-methyltransferase yields MASDSFSQSGTSGNTHSDIVFAAQRRRMVAEQLAAPGRNITNEAVLAAMETVPRHEFITADLRDEAYDDHPVPICHRQTISQPYIVAFMTEKLAPKPEERVLEIGTGSGYQAAVLARLVKVVYSVEIVAPLAAEAASTLRRLGVTNVFIKAGDGYQGWAEHAPFDAVIVTCSPDHVPAPLLDQLNEGGRMIIPVQHDAGQDLFYLEKTGGELLERAVLPVRFVPMTRTQDGKARQS; encoded by the coding sequence ATGGCATCCGACAGTTTTAGCCAGTCCGGCACGAGTGGTAATACCCACTCAGATATTGTTTTTGCAGCCCAACGTCGGCGAATGGTGGCAGAGCAACTGGCTGCGCCGGGACGCAATATTACCAATGAAGCCGTATTGGCAGCCATGGAAACTGTGCCAAGGCATGAATTTATTACGGCGGACCTGCGGGACGAGGCCTATGATGATCATCCGGTTCCCATCTGCCATCGGCAGACCATTTCCCAGCCATATATTGTGGCGTTCATGACGGAAAAGTTGGCCCCAAAACCGGAGGAACGCGTGTTGGAGATCGGCACCGGGTCAGGCTATCAGGCCGCCGTACTGGCCCGCTTGGTGAAAGTGGTTTATTCGGTGGAGATTGTTGCCCCACTGGCTGCGGAAGCTGCAAGCACGCTGCGACGACTTGGAGTAACCAACGTGTTCATCAAGGCCGGTGATGGCTATCAAGGATGGGCGGAACATGCGCCCTTTGACGCGGTGATTGTCACTTGCTCCCCGGATCATGTGCCCGCACCACTGCTGGACCAATTGAACGAAGGCGGACGCATGATCATTCCAGTCCAGCACGACGCTGGCCAGGATTTGTTTTACCTGGAGAAAACGGGTGGTGAACTATTGGAGCGGGCGGTGCTGCCAGTGAGGTTTGTGCCCATGACTCGCACTCAGGATGGCAAGGCCAGACAATCATGA